The DNA sequence AATTCGACCTCACTGTTTAATCCGAAAATTACCGAAGAAAATTCATTGCTTCAACATTTTACGGGTTGGGTCATTAAAACGAAAGAAGATACTTTCGATTCAAAGGTTGGGACGTTAATGGACTTTACTTTAGATCAAAAACATGGCGCAACCTTCATGTATGTTTTACCAACAAGCTCCACGGAAGCTTTGGTAGAATACACCTTATTCAGTAAAAGTGTTTTGCCAAAAGAAGACTATCAAACGGCGTTGACGCATTACATTGAAAATGATCTTCAAATCACTGATTACGAAATAACGCATACCGAGTTTGGTATCATACCAATGTCTCTGGCCAAGTTTGAGCGGAATAGCGATGCTTTTAGTCGCATCATCAACATTGGAACAGCGGGCGGTTACACCAAGGCAAGTAGTGGCTATACTTTTCAGTTTGTACAGAAAAACACGGCGCAAATTGTCAAAAATTTAGTACAACAGAAAAATCCTAATCCTGAAAAATCTTTTGATGACAAGCGGTATGAATGGTACGACCGCACTTTGCTGGAAGTTATTCTGTCTGGAAAGATGCAAGGAAAAGAAATTTTTTCACTGATGTTTTCAAAACGTTCGCCCGAACATATTTTAAAATTTCTGGGGAATGAAAGTACAATTTGGGATGATTTGAAAATTGTTACCGCACTACCAATTGGACCGTTTATGAGGGCTGGCTTGAAGCAATTGTAAAGATGATGGAATTGTTTTTTTTTGCCACTTCTAAATTTATTATCAATCTATAAGAAATCATCTATTTTGATACTATATTGTTGTTTATGAGTAACTGATTAATAGATTGTTATGGTTGTTCGTGTCGGCAAATGAAATACCGAGTAAAATAGTTTGTATTTATCTTAATTAAAATAAATTCATTTACTAAGACTATAAATATGTTTTAAATAAACTCCATTCTTGCCAGTGAAAAACGGCTCCAAAGTCAGGAGACTTTGGAGCGTTAGGTCCACTATTTTTTTAGAGATTTATTAATGGTGTCTTATGCCTCTTTGATGGTGCTGAACTTTTTGAACCGGTGCATTATAATTATTAGCGGGTGTAATATCGTTCAGGGCGATGTTTCCATGCTCCGTAATAAATTTATCCTTTGTTTTTTCATGATGAAATTCCTGATTGGGTGACTTATGTTCAGCTTTACGATAGGTATTTCTATCTGAAGCATCTTGCTGTTCTTTGTTTTTCTTGTTCCTTAAAACAGTCAGTGCAAGCACTCCTGCTGCAGTTGCTGTGAAGCCGACGGCTATTTTTACTAGTGTGTTCATATGCTGTAATTTAGGTTGTAAGGACACAAAATACTTGCCAACAAGTTCCAGGCCGGCATAAAAAATATTAATTTTCACCAGTTTTAAGAAATTTAATAGCACTAAACGACTAAAAAATAATGAATTATAAAGACGAATAGTTCTGTTTTATCGACCGTTCAAAGAGAGATTACGCGTGATGAAATAACGATACAGATAAATAAATTCTGTTAGCGCAATACAAGACCACTTAAGTTTTTATCATATAATTGAATGTTCACCTTTCAATTTCCCTCAATAAATCATCAATATCAAGTGCATTGGTAAACATATCTAAAGAGCCATCTATTTTCGTAGGCCAAAGTTCTTTAGGTCTGTCCCAGTACAATTCGACCCCATTGCCATCAGGATCATCAAGGTATAATGCTTCCGAAACTCCGTGATCGCTTGCACCTGTTAAAGGATAATGTGATTTTTGAATTCGATTATAAATTAAAGCGAGATCTTTTCTGGTCGGATATACAATTGCGGTGTGATACAAACCTACACTATGAATAGGCGCCGGTGGTAAATCTTTGCTATGCCACGTATTTAAACCGATATGATGATGATAGCCACCAGCAGATATAAAAGCTGCTTGACTGCCAAACCTCATCGTTACCTCAAAACCCAATAAATCACGATAAAACGCAAGAGAGCGTTCGAGATCGGCTACTTTAAGATGCACATGTCCAATGCGTGTTTGTGCAGGAATTTTGTAATTTTCATTCATCTTTTTCAGAGTTGATTATATAAAGTTACTGTTTTTTCTTTTTGTCCCCGTTGGATTTTGGATTATTTATGGGTGATGGGTGATGGATGATGGGTGATGGATGATGGATGATGGGTGAAGGGGTCTTGAGAAAAGTGTATAGGTTAAGCCCTAAAACCTGGTAACTATACGGTATTGAGTTGAGGTATTTGAGTGATCATCTTCTATAGCCAGTTTAGCATTCTGAAGTCAGATCATTATGATTTTTTTTGGTAGATTTCACAGTACCCTTTTCATGAACTCCTCATGAACTATCCATGCTTTATCCATGAAGTATCTATGGAGCATCCATGAAGCGTCCGTTAAGGTGAATTTTGGGCGACCCACATCGAATTGAAGATATGAATTGTTGAATAAATTCGATGATGCCTATTTTTTCTAAAATGATTTTTAATAACTATTTTTACAAAAAGGGAATACTGATCAATCACGAGAAAGAGTTTTCATGGGTTCTCTATTTCAACTATTTCTTATGACGCCAAAACAGATCGAAAGGATACAAATTAAAATTGGAAAAATTAAAAAGGAACTTGCTGCCGATAAAAAAAGATGGGGTGGGTTTTATGATGACAGTAAAGGTCTGAGGTATCTCCCACCTGAGCTTTACCTGAAAATCCAGGATTATTCTGGTGCTTTGAGGTATTTCAATTGGTTTAATAAAAACTTCCCTGAGGATTGTGGATTTCCTATCTTTCTGTTGGAGTGGACGATCACCCTCTTTAAAAAAGGAAAGGTTGAAAATGCAGAAGATAAAATTATAGAGGTCGACGATGCAGATGGCCATCTCATCTCTGCTTTTCTAGAGATTGAGAGCGATTTTCAGGCTGATTCTGAATCTTCAACCTGGCAAACATCTTCTATTGCAGAATACCTTCTTTATTCGAAAAATGATGTTGAGCTCCTGGATTTTGCAGAGTGGCTCACCGCTTTTGTACAAACGGAAAAATATACTGCTTCCCATGGCAGATGACGCCATGTTGGGGTTGAAAATGTAAGAATCACACTTCCCACACTTCCGAGAAATGAATATCATAGATCATTATAAAAAGAATAAAGCGCTGCTACTTTTTTTAAAGAAATCCAAAGCAGACGCTGATGGTTCTTCCTAACAAACCAATCAGCGGTAACTAGTACTATTATTTGAAAGAAAAGGAAAAGACTCTAAGAAATCATGATCCACCAAATCTATAATAGAACTGTTTGATCGTTAAGACGACCACACGAAAGGATTCGTGCGACGGGAGCGACACGGATTACAAATCCGCGACATCGGCTGTGGTGTATTTCAGAAAACGTACCAATCGAGCTCTGTATTTATAGTGTTTGATATTAATTAGTTGATTAACAACTTGTTGTATTGTGTTGTTTTGTAAAAAAGACGGTATTTTGGCTTTTTAGATCAGAAACATCACGGAAGTCACTCAAAATGAAAGGTCTGTGTGATTGTGGAAAACTTTTACCGCTAAAGTGCTGTCTTTTAACAATTTGTCACAATATTCTATTCCTTTATCTTTGATTGTGCTGCAAAATGATCGGATTGTATCAAAAGTTTAGTCGCAAAATACTGATAATGTGTTATTTATAAAGTTTCCATTATTTTAGAGTCAAAAGCAGCAGGTAGCCAACGTAGAATTAGTGTATTTCAAATATGAATGAACGGAATAAGAAAGAAAACCGACCCTCTTTTAGAAAAAAGCCGGAGCAAACGCCGACTGGAAGACAAGCCGGTGAAAAAAAGTTTTATGACAATGCCGATATGATGCAGTTGTTTAATGTGACTTCCAGAACTTTGCAACGATGGCGAGATGACAAACTCGTTCCCTTTAAAAAGCTGGGTGGCAAAATCTACTATCTCGCTCATAAAGTCGATGATCTGATGGAAGCAGAGGACGAGAAT is a window from the Kaistella flava (ex Peng et al. 2021) genome containing:
- a CDS encoding helix-turn-helix domain-containing protein, which translates into the protein MNERNKKENRPSFRKKPEQTPTGRQAGEKKFYDNADMMQLFNVTSRTLQRWRDDKLVPFKKLGGKIYYLAHKVDDLMEAEDENAD
- a CDS encoding VOC family protein, with translation MHLKVADLERSLAFYRDLLGFEVTMRFGSQAAFISAGGYHHHIGLNTWHSKDLPPAPIHSVGLYHTAIVYPTRKDLALIYNRIQKSHYPLTGASDHGVSEALYLDDPDGNGVELYWDRPKELWPTKIDGSLDMFTNALDIDDLLREIER
- a CDS encoding lycopene cyclase family protein; translation: MTVTDLKYDYIIAGSGCAGLSLLYRLLIDPVLQSKKILVIDRVQKNENDRTWCFWEEGKGLFESVVTHDWKSLIFKNEDFTRQFDLEKYRYKMIQGKDFYEFVLSYAANFENVTFKNENIKGITSDSLEVTVETEENSYKSEYLFNSTSLFNPKITEENSLLQHFTGWVIKTKEDTFDSKVGTLMDFTLDQKHGATFMYVLPTSSTEALVEYTLFSKSVLPKEDYQTALTHYIENDLQITDYEITHTEFGIIPMSLAKFERNSDAFSRIINIGTAGGYTKASSGYTFQFVQKNTAQIVKNLVQQKNPNPEKSFDDKRYEWYDRTLLEVILSGKMQGKEIFSLMFSKRSPEHILKFLGNESTIWDDLKIVTALPIGPFMRAGLKQL